The Henckelia pumila isolate YLH828 chromosome 2, ASM3356847v2, whole genome shotgun sequence genome includes a window with the following:
- the LOC140880646 gene encoding protein disulfide isomerase-like 1-4 has protein sequence MASRPVFLLALASLLLFSLLSAHVLSASASSSDDVDDDEDLSFLEEPETEAVSDHNYSEAEFSDNEGDEFENYDDFDPSGFDHGEVEDDLANFDEKDVFVLTDGNFTDFVEDNKYVMVEFYAPWCGHCKAMAPEYAAAATELKATNVKLAKVDATLENELAEKYEVQGFPTVYFFVDGEHKPYSGQRSKEAIVTWIKKKTGPGISNITTTEEAERILTSENKVVLGFLDSLVGSENQELAAASKLDDDVNFYQTSNLNVAKMFHLEADVKRPALVLLKNEAEKVTHFDGQFQKSAIAEFVSANKLPLVTIFSRESASLIFESKTKKQLLLFSSSKDSKKVIPIFEEAAKLFKGKIIFVSVEVDNEETGKPVANYFGVTGDSPKVLGYTVDDARKYILDEEFTFENIKAFGQSFFEDKVKPFFKSDPIPENNDGDVKIVVGNNFDDIVLDESKDVLLEIYAPWCGHCQALEPTYNKLAKHLHGVESLVVAKMDGTTNEHHKAKSDGFPTILFFPAGKKSLDPIPVETERTVVALYKFLKKHASIPFKLQKPISSPASNDSNAKEDIKNPTTDVKDEL, from the exons ATGGCTTCTCGTCCAGTTTTCCTACTCGCACTCGCCTCCCTCCTCCTCTTCTCCCTCCTCTCCGCCCACGTTCTCTCCGCCTCCGCCTCGTCCTCCGATGACGTTGACGACGACGAAGACCTGAGCTTTCTAGAAGAACCTGAAACCGAGGCTGTTTCCGACCACAATTATTCGGAAGCAGAATTCTCGGATAATGAGGGGGATGAATTCGAAAACTACGATGATTTCGATCCGTCGGGCTTCGATCACGGCGAGGTGGAGGATGATTTGGCCAATTTCGATGAGAAGGACGTTTTCGTTTTGACGGATGGTAATTTCACTGACTTTGTCGAGGACAATAAATACGTGATGGTGGAGTTTTACGCGCCTTGGTGTGGGCATTGCAAGGCCATGGCGCCGGAGTATGCGGCGGCCGCTACAGAGCTGAAAGCGACGAATGTGAAGCTTGCGAAGGTGGATGCTACTCTTGAGAACGAGTTAGCTGAGAAGTATGAAGTGCAGGGGTTTCCGACTGTGTACTTCTTTGTTGACGGGGAGCATAAACCTTACTCAGGGCAGCGTTCCAA GGAAGCCATTGTGACTTGGATCAAGAAAAAAACAGGACCTGGTATATCCAATATAACAACAACAGAGGAAGCAGAGCGCATACTAACATCCGAGAATAAGGTCGTGTTGGGCTTCCTTGACTCGTTGGTG GGTTCAGAAAATCAAGAGCTTGCTGCTGCGTCAAAACTTGATGATGATGTGAATTTTTATCAAACTTCAAATCTCAATGTGGCAAAGATGTTTCACTTGGAAGCAGATGTTAAACGCCCTGCTCTAGTCTTGCTGAAAAATGAGGCTGAGAAAGTGACCCATTTTG ATGGTCAGTTCCAAAAGTCAGCCATAGCTGAATTTGTTTCTGCCAACAAGCTTCCATTAGTGACCATTTTTAGCAGAGAAAGTGCATCACTGATATTCGAGAGCAAAACTAAAAAGCAG CTTCTGCTTTTTTCCTCATCCAAGGACTCAAAAAAAGTTATTCCAATATTTGAAGAAGCCGCCAAACTTTTCAAGGGAAAG ATTATATTTGTATCTGTGGAAGTTGACAATGAAGAAACTGGGAAGCCTGTAGCCAATTATTTTGGAGTCACGGGAGACTCACCGAAa GTATTAGGATACACAGTTGATGATGCTAGGAAATATATACTGGATGAGGAATTTACATTTGAGAATATTAAG GCATTTGGGCAGTCATTCTTTGAAGACAAGGTGAAGCCATTCTTCAAATCAGATCCTATTCCTGAGAAT AATGACGGCGATGTGAAAATAGTTGTTGGGAATAATTTCGATGATATTGTTTTGGACGAATCCAAAGATGTTCTTCTTGAG ATATATGCGCCATGGTGTGGCCATTGCCAAGCTCTTGAACCAACATACAACAAGCTGGCCAAGCACTTGCACGGTGTAGAATCACTTGTTGTAGCCAAAATGGATGGAACCACGAATGAACATCACAAAGCTAAG TCTGATGGATTCCCCACAATTCTCTTCTTCCCAGCTGGAAAGAAAAGCCTTGATCCT ATACCCGTTGAAACGGAACGTACAGTTGTGGCATTATACAAATTTCTCAAGAAACATGCATCTATCCCTTTTAAACTCCAGAAACCAATATCTTCTCCAGCATCGAATGATTCTAATGCTAAAGAAGACATCAAGAACCCTACGACCGACGTAAAGGATGAGCTATGA